One window of the Camelus ferus isolate YT-003-E chromosome 36, BCGSAC_Cfer_1.0, whole genome shotgun sequence genome contains the following:
- the ECRG4 gene encoding LOW QUALITY PROTEIN: augurin (The sequence of the model RefSeq protein was modified relative to this genomic sequence to represent the inferred CDS: deleted 1 base in 1 codon), which translates to MVLLRPILPRVFLSAQRLPRAPPSCPPGAVMAASSAPPAVLVMTALALLLLLCLGPGGVSGNKLQLMLQKREAPAPTKTPVAVPESKAKEFLSGLRRQRRQLWDRSRPEVQQWYQQFLYMGFDEAKFEDDITYWLDRDRNRHDYDDYYQRHHDEDAALGPRAPQSFRHGASVNYDDY; encoded by the exons ATGGTCCTATTGCGCCCGATCCTGCCGCGCGTGTTTCTCTCGGCTCAGCGGCTGCCGCGCgcgcctccttcctgcccacccgGTGCAGTCATGGCCGCCTCCTCCGCGCCGCCCGCCGTCCTGGTCATGACCGCGCTGGCTCTACTCCTGCTGCTGTGCCTGGGGCCAG GTGGCGTAAGTGGAAATAAGCTACAACTGATGCTTCAGAAACGGGAAG CGCCCGCTCCCACGAAGACCCCGGTGGCCGTGCCCGAGAGCAAAGCCAAGGAATTCCTGAGCGGCCTGAGGCGCCAGCGGCGGCAGCTGTGGGACCGCTCGCGG CCGGAGGTGCAGCAGTGGTACCAGCAGTTCCTGTACATGGGCTTCGACGAAGCG AAGTTTGAGGACGACATCACCTACTGGCTTGACAGAGACCGGAACCGGCACGACTACGACGACTACTACCAGCGTCACCACGATGAGGACGCGGCCCTGGGTCCCCGGGCGCCCCAGAGCTTCAGGCACGGGGCCAGTGTCAACTATGACGACTACTGA